The proteins below are encoded in one region of Vespula pensylvanica isolate Volc-1 chromosome 4, ASM1446617v1, whole genome shotgun sequence:
- the LOC122628509 gene encoding zinc finger protein Elbow-like → MLTSNTNQYLCPDYLTPLPTTLDAKKSPLALLAQTCSQIGADPPSSRSLLNGSDKSSKSSKSNRDHSREGSSPSRRTPTNDVTGRSNSKNSHESFGREKTSSPEDQQRSASSHSTSARSRTPGNNNNKRCSSNQSASSTRAVTPQGRKTTTPEGAVYIGEPSPNDGISTSSSTRGTRHGSPTIRPNSYSPAGVLAMTDPSIKDLPLGTFKLGLPPSTSSAYHLAYGGSQLPIDVMSAGNSLLSPHQHALKSGLMGSPTSPYLAYNSRLKSSSSNGTDASSIGLCRDPYCTGCQLNSHLLAAAAAAAAAAAAAATTGTSVPPQASIQANGKLSTSPVPAPSTVSSSSSSSCPSGCVQCDHKSGSGSPYGSGMSTAAAASVAAAAYAHAQLSALAAASQLPYVCNWMAGDTVYCGKRFGTSEELLQHLRSHTNASVSSSVNTTDPSNAAAAAVATATALSMLSPPLPPPPPHSLALPSTHPFFSRTYPTPPLSPLATARYHPYGKPTPPMIPHSLSSLAFPLPPTHPAHVLPPPPHPHPHYFSPYSLYAAPRLGATSGLHQ, encoded by the coding sequence CTAGATGCAAAGAAGAGTCCTCTCGCTCTACTCGCACAGACTTGTAGCCAGATCGGAGCGGATCCCCCGTCAAGCAGATCTCTACTGAACGGCTCGGATAAATCATCGAAGTCGTCAAAATCTAATCGAGATCACTCACGCGAGGGAAGTTCACCATCAAGGCGAACTCCGACCAACGATGTAACCGGTAGATCAAATTCTAAAAATTCTCACGAATCCTTTGGCCGTGAGAAAACATCCAGTCCGGAGGATCAGCAACGATCGGCGTCAAGTCATTCAACATCCGCTCGTTCCAGAACAccaggaaataataataacaaaagatgTTCGAGCAATCAGAGTGCTTCCTCGACCCGTGCAGTGACTCcgcaaggaagaaaaacaactACACCGGAAGGTGCAGTATATATCGGCGAACCAAGTCCAAACGATGGAATTTCAACGAGTTCCTCTACTCGAGGAACTCGTCATGGTAGTCCTACAATAAGGCCAAATTCCTACAGCCCTGCCGGAGTATTAGCCATGACGGATCCATCGATCAAAGATCTACCACTCGGTACCTTCAAGCTCGGCCTACCTCCTTCTACGAGTTCAGCTTATCACTTAGCCTATGGTGGTTCGCAATTACCAATAGACGTTATGTCGGCTGGTAACTCGCTACTGTCTCCGCATCAGCACGCACTAAAAAGCGGGCTCATGGGTAGTCCAACGAGTCCCTATCTGGCTTACAACAGCCGTTTGAAATCATCGTCCAGTAATGGAACCGACGCATCGTCCATAGGTCTTTGTCGGGACCCTTACTGCACGGGTTGCCAACTGAATTCTCACCTTTTAGCTGCTGCGGCCgcagcagcagcggcagcCGCGGCTGCAGCGACTACGGGAACGAGCGTTCCTCCACAAGCGAGTATTCAAGCAAACGGTAAACTCTCGACGAGTCCAGTTCCTGCTCCTTCAacagtttcttcttcttcgtcttcttcttgcCCATCCGGTTGCGTCCAGTGTGATCATAAATCTGGATCTGGCTCGCCTTATGGCTCCGGAATGTCAACGGCTGCAGCAGCTAGCGTCGCAGCGGCTGCCTACGCCCACGCGCAATTGAGTGCTCTCGCTGCTGCTTCGCAGCTTCCGTATGTTTGTAACTGGATGGCTGGTGACACCGTTTACTGTGGCAAACGCTTTGGCACCTCGGAGGAACTCCTACAACACCTAAGAAGTCATACGAATGCTTCCGTTTCGAGTTCCGTTAACACCACCGATCCTTCCAACGCTGCTGCGGCTGCCGTAGCCACTGCAACGGCACTTTCAATGCTGTCACCTCCGCTACCACCACCTCCGCCACACTCTTTAGCCTTACCATCCACGCATCCCTTTTTTTCGAGAACCTATCCTACACCACCGCTCAGTCCACTCGCCACGGCACGTTATCATCCTTATGGGAAACCCACACCACCGATGATACCTCATTCACTTTCTTCTCTTGCTTTCCCTTTACCTCCAACCCACCCTGCTCATGTATTACCTCCTCCACCTCACCCACACCCGCATTACTTCTCACCCTACTCGCTTTACGCTGCACCAAGGCTCGGTGCGACATCCGGACTACATCAATGA